From one Babesia bovis T2Bo chromosome 3, whole genome shotgun sequence genomic stretch:
- a CDS encoding B-block binding subunit of TFIIIC family protein produces MSFDVYDCCLEFLASQCDLVVFEHLLSSVLSENQQPELDTSSKINVWIKLYQDPNVLVLSDQPTDVLYEHLDSLASSETQGVTHDVESSNVDNAAEANRVINIANRVGESSEEFLISCEQAFVDYINKSRLSVSNALRIQKLNLFHNESLVRSSTRFSILMAIASKRYNGYWQHEIVQDFGITPKDLFSHMVHLSKASLVCRVSVPQDCVSRKLVLEKYEEQKVKSKVKGFPDGDNEARPGSTHVAILWFHTRYFILDRLPEWIQEVCFNRQNEDTDARMLRILEETPNRIIMESDWKAAYCSILLESVPGSHPNVDNRMFAKSFWSFRKSLENKCMITRIFAWCPQTNRYERCIIPYAGASDLGLPDLNATNSNNQHVIDLQSQSSGKPAATTKDTLSHKPNPLIYQSPDLMYGHTLSEFIYYLVRCHPEGIGINDINKHLGLPYKMATKLVTAIESKGIFVKRPYRDGKLLMNLYSVSPKFGDAPTLAPELKAKMSEIANSEPAELSIDTVNVEASNVGASPGDLQAINEGNAEQPIQERLGIPPKPIIVPITGNLEYDKWIAVHRAALSNDASYEAYFNDLFGVKFNLPKQLNTAIFRRRMVLLTLYIEHFHAASCNTISLMYGHMDPSYGKKVDRKTVTRVVDVVVQAREHIQIMKAHELEGVKISISIIFDSRHVDGLGAYRLVNEDLQRKRQLSCMHVSNLQRHVNTSFKGPSDCTGEEAVSLATHFETVVDNVKMVSTTLVKGVSVTKQEMPTKNKTKVKAFSQKSLSTNGYIFPVVTRVKCLHKYLLETCRPKERYTALQLLQSMPIDTYFQVIGYGHPLRNVLDLLDGNVLPVHIEDGCANILYGSRNRRAPVYIIRRLLQILTTLGLLVVHTTPVDSSQSVLIPECHMEWEIVTTVKLYSLTDPTSVVGKFELPHYCNKFWQALQAEVDAYIDSNHDDIPASMPIRELFLKKNWKRSVYNGNLCRGHLERTVSGWFRSICHGLDHRKLSKTMYMPDYLISIICQRHNISHEQLFNYITHRIRSVGSHSLNMNVPAHIVSYVKDMNSDREFLWLAKFVLAERLCNAIFYDKVSSCSATSSDGPITWGSLRQKLIDAQMTYEETTKRRRLNEDRTNAEEQRDVAETASESELKSLDTTASTRGQSSTLHNDPVSSLDNGEECEKVWKLDRIWCMLSLLFDNEFSPSACRYIFDHILDKSVLCLRLIRRLRHLSSSDVMHSAMKCHIPTYRCMTNKLTVSDPMKCCMKSMLFTPVVSMRPWFLRNLPELRRGRSLLRQWSDSGWVVRTKQTSNIYTLFRLSTLAKVKLFGKFNDLHFTAKVLGSHLSMYTDALETFETINPTPKDEVAFPPDNEDYAVGTHGKKRSLLQMSSSIGASNLLGPISCLRNCDEMSMHDIYAMMDHYVHGFLSFKPVWTKDSFSQSLLPKRHKISNDRLNDGGISRHIRELTSDTATIASVSVGCSIPSFGLPDGLILEDKSLCSSISACVINHEIVCASSFSDALFPPGCPSSCLTSRVHHLYPLINLEYASDARHQWWSSSQYKQYRFPTSMHTTQAEDHAPGIPEADDTRPSEECHVNCLTRKGDLSDSNGLQSLVTKVISALYGHNNGMLDPMLPDIDSYLYGIILIVKSSGNSGIRESDLYCKFSAPFISSAESGHSVPMEMLSLVWTLFNVMVVSAEVLRYINRVASNDEFVYYYWDKHCAIFITPEPVVAVRHYGKQAKGDKDMTVLSSIFKCPEYIPPLFWLLYEEFRDHSLILEGSWYESSRISTLLENEDEINRFKAHRLKSPLCSFVSLDGHLNRCMLAFVMLKIAALLKNVPGQTAEEVWEKLVLFDLCEVRTILEGMSSIGICRRLLTDRSILPNSSFSGVVNPPPLLTYFLLEECSWLHKFSPVLLPYRN; encoded by the exons ATGTCgtttgatgtgtatgaCTGCTGTCTGGAATTTCTGGCGTCACAATGTGATCTTGTAGTATTCGAACACCTTCTTTCAAGTGTTCTATCGGAGAATCAGCAGCCTGAGCTCGATACATCCTCTAag ATAAACGTTTGGATTAAATTATATCAAGATCCAAATGTATTGGTGCTTTCAGATCAACCAACTGATGTATTATATGAGCATCTAGATAGTCTGGCTTCATCGGAAACACAAGGCGTAACTCATGATGTGGAAAGTAGCAACGTTGATAATGCTGCCGAAGCTAATAGGGTCATTAACATCGCTAATAGGGTAGGAGAATCTTCGGAAGAATTCCTTATTTCGTGCGAACAAGCATTCGTGgattatatcaacaaaagTCGATTGAGCGTTTCTAATGCACTACGTATACAAAAGCTGAATTTGTTTCATAATGAAAGTTTAGTTCGGAGTTCTACTCGGTTCAGCATATTGATGGCTATAGCATCAAAGCGATAtaatg GTTATTGGCAACACGAAATAGTTCAAGATTTTGGGATAACACCAAAAGATCTCTTTAGTCATATGGTTCATTTGTCAAAGGCGTCGTTAGTATGCCGTGTTTCGGTCCCACAAGATTGCGTATCCCGCAAGCTGGTGTTAGAGAAGTATGAAGAACAGAAGGTAAAAAGTAAAGTCAAGGGCTTTCCTGACGGTGATAATGAAGCACGTCCGGGTTCGACCCATGTGGCCATATTATGGTTTCATACTCGTTATTTTATACTTGACCGACTTCCAGAATGGATCCAGGAGGTTTGCTTTAATCGACAAAATGAGGATACTGATGCTCGTATGCTGCGAATACTAGAGGAAACGCCAAATCGTATAATAATGGAATCCGATTGGAAGGCTGCGTATTGCTCGATTCTCTTGGAGAGCGTCCCGGGTTCACACCCAAATGTTGATAATCGCATGTTCGCCAAGAGTTTTTGGTCTTTTCGTAAATCACTTGAGAACAAGTGCATGATCACCAGAATATTTGCTTGGTGTCCTCAGACTAACAGGTATGAGCGCTGCATAATTCCATATGCCGGTGCAAGTGATTTGGGTCTACCAGATCTAAACGCTACTAATTCAAATAACCAGCATGTTATCGACCTACAATCGCAATCTTCTGGTAAGCCGGCAGCTACTACAAAGGATACATTGTCTCACAAACCAAATCCACTCATATACCAGAGCCCCGATTTGATGTACGGACATACATTATCTGAGTTTATTTATTACCTGGTGAGGTGCCACCCAGAAGGTATTGGGATTAACGACATTAACAAGCATTTAGGTCTGCCTTACAAGATGGCAACCAAATTAGTCACAGCAATAGAATCCAAAGGGATCTTCGTGAAACGGCCATACCGTGACGGCAAACTGCTCATGAATCTTTATTCAGTCTCACCGAAATTTGGTGACGCTCCAACTTTGGCACCTGAATTGAAGGCGAAAATGTCTGAAATAGCCAATAGTGAACCGGCGGAGTTGAGCATAGATACGGTTAATGTTGAAGCTAGTAATGTGGGTGCATCTCCAGGAGATCTACAGGCCATTAATGAAGGTAACGCTGAGCAACCTATCCAGGAGCGTTTGGGTATACCTCCAAAACCGATAATTGTACCGATTACTGGAAATCTAGAATATGATAAGTGGATAGCTGTACATAGGGCTGCTTTATCAAATGATGCATCATATGAAGCCTATTTCAATGATCTATTCGGTGTTAAATTTAATCTGCCCAAACAGTTAAATACGGCTATATTTCGCCGACGGATGGTGTTATTAACTTTATACATTGAGCATTTTCATGCAGCTTCTTGCAATACCATATCGCTGATGTATGGTCACATGGATCCAAGTTACGGTAAGAAGGTTGACCGTAAGACTGTAACAAGGGTTGTTGACGTTGTTGTACAAGCCCGTGAACACATCCAAATAATGAAGGCTCATGAATTGGAAGGTGTTAAAATATCGATTTCAATCATTTTTGACTCACGTCACGTGGATGGTTTGGGCGCATACCGCCTTGTTAATGAGGATTTACAACGGAAAAGGCAATTATCATGTATGCATGTATCCAACTTGCAAAGGCATGTCAATACATCTTTCAAGGGTCCAAGTGATTGTACGGGCGAGGAGGCGGTATCTTTAGCTACCCATTTTGAAACTGTCGTGGACAACGTTAAAATGGTCTCTACAACATTGGTAAAGGGCGTAAGCGTAACGAAGCAAGAAATGCCAACAAAGAACAAGACTAAAGTGAAGGCATTCAGCCAAAAGTCACTATCAACAAATGGCTACATATTCCCCGTGGTAACCCGTGTCAAGTGCTTACACAAATATCTTCTAGAAACGTGCCGCCCTAAAGAGCGTTATACGGCTCTACAGTTACTTCAGAGTATGCCAATCGATACTTATTTCCAGGTCATTGGTTACGGCCATCCTTTGAGAAATGTGCTTGATTTACTTGATGGCAATGTGCTACCAGTTCACATTGAGGATGGTTGTGCAAACATTCTGTATGGCTCCCGAAATAGACGCGCtcctgtatatattattcgTCGTCTGTTGCAAATTCTAACTACATTGGGGCTGCTTGTTGTACATACAACTCCTGTGGATAGCTCCCAGAGTGTACTGATACCGGAATGCCACATGGAATGGGAGATAGTTACTACGGTAAAGCTTTACAGTCTAACGGATCCTACTTCGGTTGTTGGAAAGTTTGAATTACCGCATTATTGTAATAAATTTTGGCAAGCACTGCAAGCTGAGGTTGATGCGTATATTGACTCTAACCACGATGATATACCTGCATCAATGCCAATACGTGAATTGTTTTTGAAGAAGAATTGGAAGCGTTCTGTGTATAATGGCAATCTTTGTCGAGGTCACCTTGAAAGGACGGTTTCTGGATGGTTCCGGTCTATATGTCATGGTTTGGATCATAGAAAGCTTTCAAAAACCATGTATATGCCAGATTATTTGATTTCCATTATTTGCCAACGTCATAATATATCTCATGAGCAGCTGTTTAACTACATTACACATCGTATAAGGTCCGTTGGATCACATTCATTAAATATGAACGTTCCCGCTCACATTGTATCTTATGTCAAGGATATGAATAGCGATCGTGAATTCCTGTGGTTGGCTAAGTTTGTATTGGCCGAACGTCTTTGTAATGCGATTTTCTATGATAAAGTATCCTCATGTTCTGCAACTTCATCGGATGGTCCTATAACTTGGGGATCGCTTCGCCAAAAGTTGATAGATGCTCAGATGACCTATGAAGAAACTACCAAAAGGCGACGGCTGAACGAAGATCGCACCAATGCTGAAGAACAAAGGGATGTTGCTGAAACAGCAAGTGAAAGCGAGCTTAAAAGCTTGGATACTACAGCATCAACACGTGGGCAATCATCTACTCTACATAATGATCCCGTTTCTTCACTAGATAATGGAGAGGAATGTGAGAAAGTATGGAAATTGGATAGAATATGGTGTATGCTATCCCTATTGTTCGATAATGAATTCTCTCCATCGGCATGCCGTTACATCTTTGACCATATTTTGGATAAGTCTGTTCTTTGTTTGCGTCTTATACGTCGTTTACGTCATTTAAGCTCGTCAGACGTAATGCATAGTGCAATGAAGTGCCATATTCCAACTTATAGATGCATGACGAACAAACTTACCGTTTCAGACCCTATGAAGTGTTGTATGAAGAGCATGTTGTTCACCCCGGTGGTGTCGATGCGTCCTTGGTTCTTGCGAAATCTGCCGGAGTTGCGTCGTGGCCGTTCACTTTTACGTCAGTGGTCAGATAGTGGTTGGGTTGTTAGAACTAAGCAGACCTCAAACATATACACGTTGTTTCGCTTAAGCACACTAGCTAAAGTGAAGCTGTTTGGCAAGTTCAATGACCTCCACTTTACTGCCAAGGTCCTAGGATCCCACCTTTCCATGTATACAGATGCTTTGGAGACCTTTGAAACGATAAACCCAACCCCAAAAGATGAGGTTGCGTTCCCCCCTGATAACGAGGACTACGCTGTAGGAACCCATGGTAAAAAGCGATCTTTACTACAAATGTCAAGCAGTATTGGGGCATCGAATCTACTTGGGCCAATCTCATGTTTACGCAATTGTGATGAGATGTCTATGCACGATATTTATGCTATGATGGATCACTATGTGCATGGATTTTTATCATTCAAACCTGTTTGGACGAAGGACAGCTTTTCCCAATCACTTCTTCCGAAGCGTCACAAAATATCGAATGACCGTCTGAATGACGGTGGGATATCTCGACATATAAGAGAGCTTACAAGTGATACCGCTACCATTGCATCGGTGTCAGTTGGATGTTCCATACCGAGTTTCGGACTGCCTGATGGATTGATTTTAGAGGATAAGTCTTTATGCAGTTCGATATCAGCTTGTGTCATAAATCATGAGATTGTCTGTGCAAGTTCATTTTCGGATGCTTTATTCCCTCCCGGATGCCCTTCTTCATGCCTGACTTCTCGTGTACATCATTTGTATCCTTTAATAAATCTTGAATATGCATCTGACGCACGTCATCAATGGTGGTCATCATCTCAATACAAGCAATATCGGTTTCCTACAAGCATGCATACAACGCAAGCCGAGGATCATGCTCCTGGTATTCCAGAAGCTGATGATACACGCCCTTCTGAGGAGTGCCATGTGAATTGCCTCACGCGGAAAGGTGACTTATCAGATTCGAATGGCCTACAGTCTCTTGTTACTAAGGTTATAAGTGCTCTATACGGCCATAATAACGGTATGTTGGACCCTATGCTCCCGGATATAGACTCTTATCTATATGGAATAATACTGATTGTGAAATCATCTGGCAATTCTGGCATTCGTGAGTCTGACTTGTATTGCAAGTTTAGTGCGCCATTTATCAGTAGTGCAGAGAGTGGACATTCAGTACCTATGGAGATGTTGTCGCTTGTATGGACCCTTTTTAATGTGATGGTTGTCAGTGCTGAGGTATTACGATATATCAATCGCGTGGCCTCCAATGATGAATTCGTATACTACTACTGGGATAAACACTGTGCTATATTTATCACCCCCGAACCTGTAGTAGCTGTGCGCCATTACGGTAAGCAAGCTAAAGGGGATAAAGATATGACTGTGCTGTCTTCCATATTCAAATGCCCGGAATATATTCCACCACTTTTCTGGTTGCTTTACGAGGAGTTCAGAGATCATTCATTGATATTGGAAGGTTCATGGTATGAGTCAAGTAGAATCTCAACGTTGCTAGAAAATGAAGATGAAATAAATCGTTTCAAGGCACATCGATTAAAATCACCCTTATGCTCATTCGTATCCCTCGATGGCCATTTGAACCGCTGTATGTTAGCATTTGTTATGCTGAAAATAGCTGCGCTATTAAAGAATGTTCCCGGTCAAACTGCAGAAGAG GTCTGGGAGAAACTGGTTCTTTTTGACCTCTGTGAGGTTAGGACAATATTAGAAGGAATGTCTTCCATTGGCATATGCCGTAGATTGCTGACGGATAGATCGATTCTTCCCAATTCTTCCTTCAGTGGTGTAGTTAACCCTCCTCCATTACTAACCTATTTCCTACTAGAAGAGTGTTCTTGGTTACACAAATTTAGCCCGGTTTTACTACCGTATAGGAATTGA
- a CDS encoding Maf-like protein family protein — protein sequence MVGTTLLSLGDRFSNPDGDYIVLASEASIRAHILNQHLNVKNVLMMGSGFPEDLDKAKFATHDEYVVATADGKARIVAETIFGADTAEKRANILKVLRHPYCDIDSSFDFNKIKFVIGGDTVCSCGDEIFEKPADEKEALKQFSSYQIHDPVFITGISIYCRPLGASKPACTFSDKTHVKFQRMTPEDIDAYIKTKNYIGTAGSCRVTACAESLVERIEGSYTSIIGMPAQKLSYNLCKLANTLF from the coding sequence ATGGTTGGCACTACGTTATTATCGCTGGGTGACCGTTTTTCCAACCCTGATGGCGATTATATCGTCCTGGCATCGGAAGCTTCCATTCGCGCACACATTTTGAATCAGCATCTGAACGTGAAAAACGTTTTGATGATGGGATCAGGATTTCCTGAGGATCTAGATAAGGCAAAATTTGCTACCCATGATGAATACGTTGTGGCTACTGCTGACGGAAAAGCTCGTATAGTTGCTGAAACTATTTTCGGAGCTGACACTGCTGAGAAGCGCGCTAATATATTGAAGGTTTTGCGTCATCCTTACTGCGACATTGACTCATCATTTGACTTTAATAAGATAAAGTTTGTCATTGGTGGTGACACAGTTTGCAGCTGTGGTGATGAGATTTTTGAGAAGCCGGCCGATGAGAAGGAAGCTCTCAAGCAATTTAGTTCTTATCAAATTCACGACCCGGTTTTCATTACTGGGATATCAATCTACTGTCGTCCCTTGGGTGCGTCTAAGCCTGCGTGTACCTTCTCCGACAAAACCCATGTTAAATTCCAGCGCATGACTCCTGAGGATATTGATGCTTACATTAAAACTAAGAATTACATAGGTACTGCTGGTTCTTGCAGGGTGACTGCATGTGCTGAGTCTCTTGTAGAGCGAATTGAAGGTAGTTACACGTCTATAATCGGTATGCCAGCACAAAAACTATCCTACAATTTATGCAAGTTGGCTAACACACTGTTTTAA
- a CDS encoding RNA polymerase Rpb4 family protein, which translates to MRTLNCRTSHEYASRFAILKFRSAIVDIRTTIEREGSLHEFEMASVVNLLPKSVDEAKSVILELLEGCTKNAILYTI; encoded by the exons ATGAGAACGCTAAACTGCAG GACATCTCACGAATATGCAAGTCGGTTTGCCATATTAAAGTTTAGAAGTGCTATTGTAGATATTAGAAC AACCATCGAACGAGAAGGGTCTTTGCACGAATTTGAGATGGCAAGCGTGGTAAATCTGCTGCCCAAATCAGTGGATGAAGCAAAGTCAGTCATACTGGAATTGCTAGAGGGATGCACGAAGAACGCTATACtatacacaatataa
- a CDS encoding putative mRNA surveillance protein pelota has product MHVHKRFNNPSGGVTLVLTAENPDDIWCIYNLLSKGDEITVFTSRKVKKENVDTGAVSQQVKKFNIHLEIERITYACSEDDLQVSGRNLTDNPYVKVGQYHTAEIRPHSKITLTKQLWNSYYNDKLREVTDISGKAEQAFLVLDNGRANLYFLLRYLTKEVFSLVHNIPNRKISNMRYSHHQKALEAFFKAIIQKLAETIDFEITRTVVITGPGFTKNSFYDYMCKELVSIGHSELHRHLNKFIVCGSTSSDRNAITEVMGNEQFAVTIFGQHYIEHNRAVDMLRKRLEANESTISIGIEDVAYATELGAVEKVLLSDELIRTGSTEVRTRVHKLIDNAKSQGARVLYFSDEHVSCSFLRNLTGIVALLRFAIEEKLEQ; this is encoded by the coding sequence ATGCACGTCCATAAACGTTTCAATAATCCATCGGGAGGGGTCACCCTGGTACTAACTGCTGAGAATCCAGACGATATCTGGTGCATATACAACCTCTTGTCTAAGGGAGATGAAATAACAGTGTTTACTTCTAGGAAGGTGAAGAAGGAAAACGTCGATACAGGCGCTGTTAGCCAACAGGTTAAGAAGTTCAATATACACCTTGAAATCGAGCGCATAACCTATGCTTGTTCAGAGGATGATCTCCAAGTTTCTGGGAGGAATTTAACGGACAATCCTTATGTCAAGGTAGGGCAGTACCATACCGCCGAGATACGTCCACATTCTAAAATTACCCTCACCAAGCAACTGTGGAACTCGTATTATAACGATAAGCTGAGGGAGGTGACTGACATATCAGGCAAGGCTGAGCAAGCATTTTTGGTCCTGGATAATGGCCGAGCTAATCTCTATTTTCTGTTGCGTTACCTCACCAAAGAGGTGTTTAGCTTGGTCCACAATATACCCAATCGtaaaatatcaaacatGAGGTATTCTCATCACCAAAAGGCCTTGGAAGCATTTTTCAAGGCAATTATACAAAAGTTGGCTGAAACGATTGACTTTGAAATAACTCGTACAGTGGTAATCACTGGACCCGGGTTTACGAAAAACAGTTTCTATGATTACATGTGCAAGGAACTTGTATCCATTGGCCATTCTGAACTACATCGCCATCTAAATAAATTCATTGTATGCGGATCCACTTCATCCGATCGAAATGCCATCACTGAAGTCATGGGCAATGAACAATTTGCTGTGACTATCTTTGGTCAACATTACATAGAGCACAATCGTGCTGTAGACATGCTGCGCAAACGACTTGAAGCCAATGAATCTACAATATCCATTGGTATTGAGGATGTGGCTTATGCTACGGAGCTCGGTGCCGTAGAGAAGGTATTGTTATCTGATGAATTGATAAGGACTGGTTCCACAGAGGTCAGGACACGGGTACATAAGCTAATAGATAACGCTAAATCGCAGGGTGCCCGAGTTTTATACTTTTCTGATGAGCATGTTTCGTGCTCGTTTTTACGTAACTTAACTGGTATAGTGGCGTTGCTTCGTTTTGCCATTGAGGAGAAATTGGAACAGTAG
- a CDS encoding putative integral membrane protein: MEETGAVINVGTSLFIVLVALGIAGCIALLLNAVLTGIAGLDSYMLSTAFDHNANAILATVILGILVILHGVGYYCQYVKTPLSKCHLWLLVTGSLTVLVAASAVLMVTKGQGLGPQILGYYNTAFTATQLMALMAFGVCMCKSGCFGKSSSNARIVFYVVAGIYAAWLLAYLAACAAYAVMYNRGQGVSHAVDAQQRITQSYKRIPCVNYVLLIALTFSAYQVNFCCVPVTGTDWTFLLLFGTCAGILLSVFMHYQGGNGAFHHKMEHILTALAAIIMGFMLMYSYFKEPFAQVVPDRKYTIWDLVFILLAVVLAGITMALLIKWKGDSHRGEDWIHYTLLSAMMVCTAIELGMLHFGWARGGSSGVVWQAVMVILVLELVATLVMVVIDVCGGGSGNGYVFTVSTTVYPLLILHLLLMLANVLVCHYHMPFPGNYQLWHWSLSLWDTMLVLLVLESLVVLVMAISGVHQQYTFHGLYESGQDNRCYVVLALHAILCGTAIGIIHFKEPLSQYWSKDQLACVVLSVVSLISCLGLAYDGMKPKPGESRSEPGFYCLVVYAIITFGGALYYGFRSGLIQGSCFTKKSDAKKLQGSEEAVSSMESTVDDAEDISPEVALQQDNTDVI, translated from the coding sequence ATGGAGGAAACGGGAGCTGTTATTAACGTTGGCACATCGTTGTTCATTGTGTTGGTGGCCCTTGGTATCGCCGGTTGCATCGCTCTCTTACTGAATGCAGTACTAACAGGAATCGCTGGTTTAGACTCCTACATGCTGTCCACTGCGTTTGACCACAATGCCAACGCCATCCTGGCAACGGTAATACTGGGAATACTGGTGATATTACATGGAGTTGGGTACTACTGTCAGTACGTCAAGACACCGCTCAGTAAGTGCCATCTATGGCTACTGGTCACAGGGTCACTCACAGTCCTGGTAGCCGCCTCAGCCGTACTTATGGTTACCAAGGGTCAAGGATTAGGTCCCCAAATTCTTGGCTACTATAACACTGCTTTCACTGCAACGCAACTGATGGCACTTATGGCATTTGGTGTTTGTATGTGCAAGTCCGGATGTTTCGGAAAATCTAGCTCAAATGCTAGGATAGTTTTCTATGTAGTTGCCGGAATATATGCAGCATGGTTGCTTGCATACCTCGCCGCGTGCGCTGCTTATGCGGTAATGTACAATAGAGGACAAGGTGTGAGTCATGCAGTCGATGCACAACAAAGGATAACTCAATCCTATAAAAGAATTCCATGCGTCAATTACGTACTACTGATAGCACTGACCTTCAGTGCCTACCAGGTAAACTTTTGTTGTGTACCTGTCACGGGCACCGACTGGACCTTCCTGTTGCTGTTTGGTACATGTGCCGGTATACTACTATCGGTGTTCATGCATTACCAGGGTGGTAACGGTGCTTTTCACCACAAGATGGAACACATACTAACTGCATTGGCAGCAATAATCATGGGTTTCATGCTGATGTATAGCTACTTCAAGGAGCCGTTTGCTCAGGTGGTGCCTGACAGAAAGTATACAATCTGGGACCTCGTATTTATACTGCTGGCTGTAGTACTAGCGGGTATTACTATGGCACTGTTAATCAAGTGGAAGGGTGATAGTCATAGAGGCGAAGATTGGATCCATTATACCCTTCTATCCGCTATGATGGTATGCACTGCCATAGAGCTTGGGATGCTCCATTTTGGATGGGCTCGTGGCGGTTCTTCTGGCGTAGTTTGGCAAGCTGTCATGGTAATCTTGGTGCTAGAGTTGGTGGCTACACTTGTCATGGTAGTTATAGATGTAtgtggtggtggtagtggtaacGGATACGTGTTTACGGTATCCACGACTGTGTATCCCTTACTAATACTCCACCTATTACTAATGCTGGCCAATGTACTAGTATGCCACTATCACATGCCATTTCCAGGTAACTACCAGCTGTGGCACTGGAGTTTATCACTGTGGGATACTATGTTAGTACTGCTGGTACTAGAGTCACTAGTGGTACTGGTAATGGCGATATCAGGGGTGCACCAGCAATATACGTTTCATGGTCTTTATGAGAGTGGCCAAGACAATCGTTGCTATGTCGTTCTCGCTCTACATGCCATACTATGTGGCACTGCAATTGGTATAATACACTTCAAGGAACCATTGTCACAGTATTGGTCCAAGGACCAACTGGCTTGTGTAGTGCTCAGTGTAGTGTCACTAATCTCCTGTCTAGGACTTGCATACGATGGGATGAAACCAAAACCTGGAGAGTCACGCAGTGAACCTGGATTCTACTGCCTAGTAGTGTACGCAATAATTACATTTGGAGGCGCTCTGTACTATGGCTTCCGTAGTGGCCTTATCCAGGGCAGTTGCTTCACTAAGAAGAGCGATGCCAAAAAGCTACAGGGTAGTGAAGAGGCAGTGTCAAGCATGGAGAGTACTGTGGATGATGCAGAAGACATCTCGCCCGAAGTAGCGTTACAACAGGATAACACTGATGTAATATAG
- a CDS encoding Ribosomal L27 family protein, whose protein sequence is MQLPKICATIGSAAYCFVQCRNKTVKVSAYRRPARASPTGQTQKAHIGIKRLAAEYVKPGDVLVKQRKPIAQNPGVTRNRHFKLYPGENVGVSSKTTTLFATAHGRVKYTHDVVRNIRLVNVLPEPREELLREDLWRYRTEHVAGIQDNCALVWRRVKAVYYVNQSQYP, encoded by the coding sequence ATGCAACTGCCGAAGATCTGTGCTACGATAGGCAGTGCCGCTTACTGCTTTGTGCAATGTAGGAACAAAACGGTGAAAGTATCTGCCTATCGACGTCCAGCGCGAGCATCGCCTACAGGTCAGACGCAAAAGGCACATATCGGTATAAAGCGCCTAGCAGCTGAATATGTAAAACCAGGAGATGTATTGGTGAAACAAAGAAAACCAATAGCACAAAATCCCGGTGTGACTCGGAACAGGCACTTTAAGCTATATCCAGGGGAGAATGTAGGAGTATCTTCTAAGACAACTACACTGTTCGCCACGGCTCATGGCAGGGTAAAATATACCCATGATGTTGTAAGGAACATACGCTTGGTCAACGTGCTACCAGAACCTCGGGAAGAACTGCTACGTGAGGATCTCTGGCGCTATCGTACCGAACATGTTGCGGGTATCCAAGACAACTGCGCTCTGGTGTGGAGGCGTGTTAAAGCGGTGTATTACGTTAATCAGAGTCAATACCCATAA
- a CDS encoding pinin/SDK/memA/ protein conserved region family protein, with protein sequence MLVQNEIHSLRRKRALLQSRCRRLENRLATANSSGAHEEASTAPRSITMHDNVEDQDISKEEPPTNRPRVSTDGRFLRATLLGHLQKAQRDLASERDNPETQRRMAALEHVDAKVANQERQRMEAVMEEMNQKLTDTKNLLSTVEEELSQKQSQLMGSVLTNHYSHMAKFIATKTQPTLWWMPGKESEALEPLRRSTSQFVGHKLEDIKTRLGQC encoded by the exons ATGTTAGTTCAAAATGAGATTCATTCGTTGCGACGTAAAAGAGCATTACTCCAGTCTCGCTGTAGAAGGCTGGAAAATCGGCTTGCCACAGCAAACTCTTCTGGAGCACATGAGGAGGCATCTACTGCACCACGTAGTATTACAATGCACGATAATGTAGAGGATCAGGACATATCTAAAGAAGAACCACCTACAAATCGGCCTAGGGTCAGCACCGACGGCCGTTTTTTAAGGGCTACTCTGCTAGGTCACCTCCAGAAGGCACAGCGTGATTTGGCATCGGAACGTGATAATCCGGAG ACTCAGCGTAGAATGGCTGCACTGGAACATGTAGATGCTAAGGTTGCCAACCAGGAGCGCCAACGTATGGAAGCCGTTATGGAAGAGATGAATCAGAAACTAACTGATACAAAGAACCTTTTATCTACGGTAGAGGAGGAACTATCCCAGAAGCAGTCCCAACTAATG GGATCGGTATTGACCAATCACTACagccatatggccaaaTTCATCGCCACTAAGACGCAACCGACTCTTTGGTGGATGCCAGGAAAGGAGTCTGAAGCTTTAGAGCCGTTGCGACGTTCGACCTCCCAATTCGTTGGTCACAAGCTTGAGGACATTAAAACGCGTCTGGGACAGTGCTAG